A window of Torulaspora globosa chromosome 8, complete sequence contains these coding sequences:
- the PKP2 gene encoding protein kinase PKP2 (ancestral locus Anc_6.110): MKKLLRRSIRWKHSVHTPDISQTPNFTKYSPIRPINEELAPYVLETMRAFPTGSRHVNQQHYYHNRTVLIEDYLRKKPHPVSLMQLAQYYDDSAQLTKQKIINSGKFVKEELAIRMAHKLHSLQQLPFHVVNNFHFVQAYESYYNIFERFRKYPTIRTIEDNEKFAAFLRRILQDFNSLNLPHLVMGALECTILDLYPQDKMDELLSSLLRARISRRLIVEEHISITSNYSSGKKENTLVLGDIFQECSAKEYILQASKTCEKFIKDMYYESMALPELFIDGEVDLKFYFLPTHLKYLLGEILRNTYEATVKDYIRQGLDKPQPICITIVKNDESFLFRISDRAGGIPINDKNIWSFGKSKERASESLENFHRLPGLQTVSLYDHLYQTNNAISVDKANRPYRHTSLEPMSHTNLTGAKFKFETPLIKLMQRSYRYKLGIGLAMCKVYAEYWNGDLTLHSLPGYGTDTVLKLGNLIHSAKKLQLDKV; encoded by the coding sequence atgaagaagttattAAGGCGGTCGATACGATGGAAGCATTCGGTTCACACCCCGGACATATCTCAGACACCGAACTTTACCAAATACTCACCGATTCGGCCTATCAATGAAGAATTGGCACCATACGTACTGGAGACCATGCGGGCGTTCCCTACTGGGTCTCGGCATGTGAACCAACAGCATTACTATCACAATCGAACTGTGTTGATTGAGGACTATCTGCGAAAGAAGCCGCACCCGGTGTCGCTGATGCAATTGGCGCAGTATTACGACGATTCTGCGCAGCTGACGAAACAAAAGATTATCAACTCGGGCAAGTTTGTTAaggaggagctggcgaTAAGGATGGCGCATAAGTTGCATTCTCTGCAGCAGTTGCCCTTCCATGTAGTGAACAACTTCCATTTTGTTCAGGCCTACGAGTCATACTACAATATCTTCGAAAGGTTCAGGAAATACCCGACGATACGCACGATAGAAGATAACGAGAAGTTTGCCGCATTTTTGCGGCGGATCCTCCAAGATTTCAATTCGCTGAATCTGCCCCACCTGGTCATGGGGGCCTTGGAATGCACCATATTGGATCTGTACCCGCAGGATAAGATGGACGAGTTGCTGTCAAGTCTGCTGAGGGCCCGTATATCGAGGCGGCTGATCGTAGAGGAGCACATCAGTATCACGTCCAACTATTCAAGCGGTAAGAAGGAGAACACGCTGGTCCTCGGTGACATTTTCCAGGAGTGTTCTGCCAAAGAGTACATCCTGCAGGCCAGCAAGACGTGCgaaaaattcatcaagGACATGTACTACGAGAGTATGGCGCTCCCGGAGCTGTTTATTGACGGCGAAGTCGATCTAAAGTTTTACTTCCTGCCCACCCACCTCAAGTATCTTCTGGGCGAAATACTGAGAAACACCTACGAGGCCACCGTGAAGGACTACATAAGGCAGGGGCTCGATAAGCCGCAGCCGATCTGCATAACCATTGTCAAGAACGATGAGTCGTTCCTCTTCCGCATCTCGGACAGGGCCGGCGGCATCCCGATCAATGACAAGAATATCTGGTCGTTCGGCAAGAGCAAAGAGCGGGCGAGCGAATCTCTCGAGAACTTTCACAGGCTGCCGGGGCTGCAGACCGTGTCTCTCTACGACCATTTGTACCAGACGAACAACGCCATCTCAGTCGACAAGGCGAACAGACCCTACCGACACACTTCGCTGGAGCCCATGAGCCACACAAACCTTACAGGCGCTAAGTTCAAGTTCGAGACCCCCCTCATCAAGCTGATGCAGAGGTCCTATCGCTACAAACTGGGCATCGGCCTCGCGATGTGCAAGGTATACGCCGAGTACTGGAACGGCGATCTCACACTCCACTCGCTGCCCGGCTACGGGACCGACACGGTGCTGAAACTCGGTAATCTGATCCACTCGGCCAAGAAGTTGCAGCTGGACAAGGTCTAA
- the RAD6 gene encoding E2 ubiquitin-conjugating protein RAD6 (ancestral locus Anc_6.109): MKEDAPPGVSASPLPDNVMVWNAMIIGPADTPYEDGTFRLLLEFDEEYPNKPPHVKFLSEMFHPNVYANGEICLDILQNRWTPTYDVASILTSIQSLFNDPNPASPANVEAATLFKDHKSQYVKRVKETVEKSWEDDMDDMDDDDEEEDDE, encoded by the coding sequence ATGAAAGAAGATGCGCCACCTGGGGTCTCGGCGTCGCCGCTACCGGATAACGTGATGGTATGGAATGCAATGATAATTGGCCCAGCGGATACGCCGTATGAGGATGGTACCTTTAGATTACTGCTAGAATTCGACGAAGAGTATCCGAATAAGCCTCCACATGTGAAGTTTCTGAGCGAAATGTTCCATCCAAACGTGTACGCCAATGGCGAAATATGTCTCGATATACTGCAAAACCGATGGACACCGACTTATGATGTGGCATCGATACTTACGTCGATTCAAAGTCTGTTCAATGATCCTAACCCTGCATCTCCTGCGAACGTGGAGGCTGCCACGCTTTTCAAGGACCACAAGTCTCAATACGTGAAGAGAGTGAAAGAGACGGTAGAGAAATCGTGGGAGGACGACATGGACGACAtggacgacgacgacgaagaagaagatgacgaaTGA
- the GEP7 gene encoding Gep7p (ancestral locus Anc_6.108): MLRLIRHQSTRIPPKSLIIKQNKRLNQKPTGNSNLIISSLRDVGSLFQATSHTQEDDDLEQLTNSTLLLERLNSGELESLLKKKFDFDESTGLLSTNEMVKSFPLLKEDELELLKKASDVENEKPWSSVPNFIKQAQFYLSFGSHGPRDGMSFTVSERPSDFTFLRRARSASDPRIPCRKLKKSEMVNLYAATPARQAFFDERTIDPISRLFVWSAVAVSIAVGWKEYQVRKSGESFATVVDKNPV, from the coding sequence ATGTTGCGGTTGATAAGGCATCAGTCGACGAGGATTCCACCTAAATCTCTTATCATCAAGCAAAATAAGCGGTTGAATCAGAAACCAACGGGCAATTCCAACCTGATCATCTCATCGTTGCGCGATGTGGGGTCCCTGTTCCAGGCTACTTCTCATACCCAggaggatgacgatttGGAGCAGCTAACGAATAGCACGTTGCTTTTGGAACGGTTGAATTCCGGTGAATTGGAAAGTTTactcaagaagaagttcgaCTTCGATGAATCGACGGGCTTGCTATCTACAAATGAGATGGTCAAGAGTTTCCCACTCCTGAAGGAAGACGAGCTGgaactgttgaaaaagGCCAGCGATGTAGAAAACGAGAAGCCGTGGTCAAGCGTTCCAAATTTCATAAAGCAGGCCCAGTTCTACCTGTCGTTTGGATCCCATGGGCCAAGAGACGGAATGAGCTTCACTGTCTCCGAAAGACCGTCAGATTTCACTTTCCTTCGCAGAGCTAGGAGCGCTAGCGACCCGAGGATACCGTGTaggaagctgaagaaaagcgAAATGGTTAATCTATACGCAGCCACTCCCGCGAGACAAGCATTCTTCGATGAAAGGACGATTGACCCGATTAGCAGACTGTTTGTCTGGTCTGCCGTAGCAGTTTCGATCGCCGTTGGATGGAAAGAATATCAAGTACGAAAGAGTGGCGAGTCGTTCGCTACCGTTGTAGATAAAAATCCCGTATAA
- a CDS encoding uncharacterized protein (ancestral locus Anc_6.107) yields MSGTSGSNGPSGSSCSPNLTASRHASIVEMLSTPPHLPHHHQRQPQHEQQKGEGAEGLARTTSIGSSHSSVSSISGSSRDHETQTGSECESVGMGPTASQCLYTVHHQEWQHIRLSELVEQNKLVTVPGSMSVEEAFNTMIRHHLTSLPVEQYPGDMNCLTFDYNDLNSYLLVVLNKIRVNDRAIQQDCQNGKPVPVGEIVKLTPKNPFYKLAETENLSTVMGILGSGVHRVAITNVEMSQIKGVLSQRRLIRYLWDNARTFPSLEPLFNTSLQDLKIGVLNSHAKPTSRQSRVISIQGDEPLIMALYKMYQERISSIAVVDRQANLIGNISVTDVKHVTRTSQYPLLHKSCRHFISVILNVRGLEMGKDSFPIFHVYPTSSLARTLAKLVATKSHRLWIVQPPESASSSTSLESLSQGSYASPSAAAGPNTTNTSQSPIISAMEDPPSPHSSAVASNLFEKEYRTGKLIGVVSLTDILGLLARSQTEHKQVDPQSARRQRGSVIS; encoded by the coding sequence ATGTCTGGTACCAGTGGGTCGAATGGTCCCAGCGGGAGTTCTTGCAGTCCCAATTTGACTGCTTCGAGACACGCGTCGATCGTGGAAATGTTGTCGACGCCCCCTCATTTGCCGCATCACCATCAGCGGCAACCGCAGCATGAACAACAGAAGGGAGAGGGAGCGGAGGGGTTGGCGAGAACGACGTCGATTGGATCTTCTCATTCGTCTGTTTCGTCGATTTCGGGATCTTCGAGAGATCACGAGACGCAGACCGGGAGCGAGTGCGAGTCGGTGGGGATGGGGCCTACGGCGTCGCAGTGTCTGTATACGGTTCACCACCAGGAGTGGCAGCACATCCGACTGTCGGAGCTGGTGGAGCAGAACAAGCTGGTGACGGTGCCCGGGTCGATGTCGGTGGAGGAGGCGTTCAATACAATGATCAGACACCATCTGACGTCGCTGCCCGTGGAGCAGTATCCCGGGGACATGAACTGTCTTACTTTCGACTACAACGATTTGAACTCGTATCTGCTGGTGgttctgaacaagatacGCGTCAACGACCGCGCGATCCAGCAGGATTGTCAGAACGGCAAGCCCGTGCCGGTCGGGGAGATCGTTAAGCTGACGCCCAAGAACCCGTTTTACAAGCTGGCAGAGACGGAGAACTTGTCGACCGTGATGGGGATCCTCGGATCCGGGGTGCACAGGGTGGCCATCACCAACGTGGAGATGTCGCAGATTAAAGGCGTGCTCTCGCAACGGCGTCTCATCAGATATCTGTGGGACAACGCCAGGACGTTCCCCAGTCTGGAACCGCTGTTCAACACGTCGCTGCAGGACTTGAAGATCGGAGTGCTCAATTCGCACGCCAAGCCAACGTCGAGGCAATCACGTGTGATCTCGATCCAGGGCGATGAACCGCTTATAATGGCACTATACAAGATGTATCAGGAACGCATATCGTCGATCGCCGTGGTAGATCGGCAGGCCAATCTGATCGGTAACATTTCCGTGACAGACGTCAAGCACGTCACGAGAACCTCCCAATACCCGCTCTTGCACAAGAGTTGTCGCCATTTCATCTCCGTTATTCTAAACGTCAGGGGCCTCGAGATGGGCAAGGACTCGTTCCCGATCTTCCACGTGTATCCGACCAGCTCGCTGGCAAGAACTCTGGCCAAGTTGGTCGCTACAAAATCGCATAGACTGTGGATCGTCCAGCCCCCGGAATCGGCGTCGTCGTCCACTTCGCTCGAATCGCTGTCGCAGGGTTCTTATGCGTCACCGTCAGCAGCCGCAGGCCCCAATACCACAAACACTTCACAATCACCCATCATCTCCGCCATGGAAGACCCGCCGTCACCTCACTCCTCGGCCGTAGCATCTAACCTCTTCGAGAAGGAGTACCGCACCGGTAAGCTGATCGGAGTCGTCTCCCTGACCGATATATTAGGTCTGCTCGCGAGAAGTCAGACCGAGCATAAACAAGTCGATCCGCAAAGCGCAAGGAGACAAAGAGGTAGCGTTATAAGTTAA
- the OLE1 gene encoding stearoyl-CoA 9-desaturase (ancestral locus Anc_6.106) yields the protein MSKMDEVDLVQANILASGCNKKSVRVVNGFGSMMGSKDMVSVDYEKDSNMDHLLRRDQEEKEKYAKNKHISEQPWTLNNWHKHLNWLNMILVVVLPSIGWYFALSGKARLQWQTLAFSIAYYVVGGASITAGYHRLWSHRSYNARWPLRLWYAFFGAASVEGSIKWWGHSHRLHHRYTDTVRDPYDARRGLWFSHMGWMLLKPNPKYKARADIEDLTDDWIVRFQHRHYLLIVLLSAFILPTLVCGYFFNDYLGGFIYGGLIRVFCIQQATFCINSLAHYLGDQPFDDRRTPRDNWVTALVTFGEGYHNFHHEFPTDYRNAIKWYQYDPTKIIIYMSSLCGLAYDLKKFSHNAIQQALVQQQQKKLDRQRSKLNWGPQLTDLPVWDKQDFLREMEKRKGLVVISGIVHDVSGYISEHPGGETLLQAALGKDATKAFNGGVYRHSNAAHNVLATMRVAVVKEGEDAAIKFAARRGEIYAKTAKAE from the coding sequence ATGTCTAAGATGGATGAAGTCGATTTGGTTCAGGCCAATATCCTGGCATCCGGTTGCAACAAGAAATCGGTTCGGGTTGTCAATGGATTTGGTTCTATGATGGGGTCGAAGGACATGGTGAGTGTTGACTACGAGAAGGATTCGAACATGGATCATTTGTTACGTCGGGATcaggaggagaaggagaaataCGCGAAGAACAAGCATATTTCGGAGCAGCCATGGACGTTGAATAACTGGCACAAGCATCTGAACTGGCTGAACATGATCCTGGTGGTGGTTTTGCCCAGTATTGGTTGGTATTTTGCGCTCTCCGGGAAGGCGCGTCTGCAATGGCAGACTCTTGCTTTTTCGATCGCTTACTACGTTGTGGGCGGCGCATCGATCACTGCGGGTTACCACAGATTGTGGTCTCACAGGTCGTACAATGCTCGCTGGCCGTTGAGGCTTTGGTACGCGTTCTTCGGGGCTGCCAGCGTCGAGGGCTCTATCAAATGGTGGGGCCACTCGCACAGACTGCACCACCGTTACACAGACACGGTGCGGGACCCTTACGACGCGCGCCGCGGGCTGTGGTTCTCGCACATGGGGTGGATGCTGTTGAAGCCAAACCCAAAGTACAAGGCGAGGGCGGACATCGAGGACTTGACTGACGACTGGATCGTGAGATTCCAACACAGACACTACTTGCTGATCGTGTTGCTGTCTGCGTTCATTCTACCCACGTTGGTGTGTGGATATTTTTTCAATGACTATCTTGGCGGGTTCATCTACGGCGGGTTGATCCGTGTGTTTTGCATCCAACAGGCCACTTTCTGCATCAACTCGTTGGCGCACTACCTCGGTGACCAGCCATTCGACGATAGAAGGACGCCACGTGACAACTGGGTCACAGCTTTGGTTACGTTTGGTGAGGGCTACCACAACTTCCACCACGAGTTCCCAACGGATTACAGAAACGCTATCAAGTGGTACCAGTACGATCCAACAAAGATTATCATCTACATGAGTTCGCTGTGTGGATTGGCGtacgatttgaaaaagttCTCTCACAACGCGATCCAGCAGGCTCTAgtgcaacagcagcagaagaagctcgaCAGACAGAGGTCCAAGTTGAACTGGGGGCCACAGTTGACCGACTTGCCCGTTTGGGACAAGCAGGACTTCCTCAGAGAAATGGAAAAGAGGAAGGGTTTGGTGGTCATCTCTGGCATCGTGCACGACGTCTCCGGTTACATCTCCGAGCACCCTGGTGGTGAGACTTTGTTGCAAGCTGCGCTTGGAAAGGACGCTACCAAGGCGTTCAACGGTGGTGTGTATCGTCACTCCAACGCGGCTCATAACGTGTTGGCCACTATGAGAGTGGCCGTCGTTAAGGAGGGTGAAGACGCTGCCATCAAGTTCGCCGCGAGAAGAGGTGAAATCTATGCAAAGACCGCAAAGGCTGAATAG